A window of Pseudochaenichthys georgianus chromosome 11, fPseGeo1.2, whole genome shotgun sequence genomic DNA:
TTGTTTTTTATTGAAGGTATGTATACTGATACTGCTACAGTAGTTGTACCATGCCTTACTTAATCAGCACAGCACTGTTTATTTTTCCATTCATATTACGTCATAGCTGATTGCTTTATAGGCAGGAACATACTGGAAAGGTTTCTGACCTGAATTTGCAGCTGTTTAGTTTACTGTGTGCAAACCATTGAGCAATGACACTGCTGGTGACACACTGGGGTAAAAACCAGACAGCAGCAGAGACTTCAGTTTTCTTAATATCCTCAAGGTCAATGGCAATGACCAGCAACAATGTTCCCTTATCACTTACCTGTATATCTTTATTTCTTTTAAGATCATAAAATAtcttaatattatcattttattgAGCCAGACAATGATATACATTCAGCACCTTGTTGTGTAAATGCTCATCTCCATTTACACACAATGATTCACGGCCATTCACAGATCACAGATAATAGCGACAATAAATGATTGTATTTAGAAATTTCAACAATATCAAACATAAGTAAACcaaaaagagaaaaaataaaacaaatcatttgCTGTGTAAATAGAAGACACTGACAAAGTATGTATGTATACAGCCTACTGAATAAAAGAGACAATCAAATCAAAATCTACGAATAGTAACACAAATATTGATTTCTACCTTTTACTTTGATTTCCTTGTGTAACATATCCTTGAGTATGTATGTGCTGACCTACATCCATGTGACCGTCAGCTGTGTTTCTGGCCCCTTAATCAGCTGTTGTTAAGTTTCAGTAAAATTCAAGTGTTGTTGTAATGGGTTTTATAGTGACCATTATATAACTTGTTGTTTTCACAACCTTTACACAAAAAGCGCCAGTCATCATTATTAGCCGGAAACTGTTGCTTCTGTTACTAAAACTTCCCTTTCTGTTGCAGGAGTTTGGCGATCATCCCAACATCGTTCAACTTCTAAATGTCGTCAGAGCTCAAAATGATAAAGACATTTACCTTATCTTTGAGTATATGGGTGAGTGTTTGGGAAGTTTTGTACACTTCAAGAAAGAATCGTCTGATGCTTTGACGCACTAAGGGAACAGTAAAGATTACAGAAGTGCTTATTAGTTTAACTTggccctgagtgtgtgtgtgtgtgtgtgtgtgtgtgtgtgtgtgtgtgtgtgtgtgtgtgtgtgtgtgtgtgtgtgtgtgtgtgtgtgtgtgtgtgtgtgtgtgtgtgtgtgtgtgtgtgtgcgtgtgcgcgcgcgtgtgtttgGCTGGCTGCACTGTCTTACTGCTGAGTCCACACACTGGCCTCGCCCCTCTCTGCAGTATATCCATTAATACAGCAGCATTCAGCACAGACGTCCACTGTTTCTCCCTGGCACTTCAATTACAATACTTTGCTGAAATGATTGTGTATTTTAATTCGGAGAAGCCTGGATTTACAATTCATCCATTTGTGTTACTATAACAGTCATATTATTATAATCCATTTTTTGTTCTGCTTGTAACAGATACTGACCTGCATGCAGTGATAAAGAAAGGCACCCTTCTGAAGGACATCCACAAACGTTATGTGATGTACCAGCTCTTCAAAGCCATCAAATACCTGCACTCAGGAAATGTTATCCACAGGGACCATAAGGTAGGCAGGTGGAGAATATTAAGCAACAGGCATGAATGCATTTTCTTTTATCTTCTTTTCCAATTCATGAAGGGAGACATTACAGTTGAGTTGATTACTTACAGGTTACAttaatacaattatttgttATATCATAAGTGTTCTGAAAATGTATGTTTAAAATGCAAATGAGGCATTATCTAATGCAAATTCTTTAGTGAATTAAATTAATCTAGATAAGAAAATATACAAACTTTTTTTGGCCTGTAATCACTTTCATACATTTCTGGTTTGAGGTCTTCTTTTATTTGACTTCTTCAAATTCCTTTTTATGTTCAACCCAGTAGAAAAAGGGGAGGGGTAGGAATCAATAAATGTTTGGCATTTTCTCAACTCCTATGCAAATCCAAGCCATTACTTAAGTCCAAAATACTGTTTATGTTAACACATTCTGTAAGACTTGCTAGTCTGCGGGAAATCAGCTGACACTATAACTTCCTGTTTCGAACTGACTAGAATTTCCTTCCTTCTTTCTGCCAGTTGTCTGTTATTGCATCTCTTTTCACTGTTTTCATATCATGGTCAAGCTGCTTGAATTAACCTCTCTGTAAATACGTGAAAACTGAACTATTATTGTCCCTGTGAAGAATGTTTCTCTTGTCTGTGTTTCCCACAGCCATCCAACGTGTTGCTGGACACCGACTGTGTAGTCAAGCTGTGTGATTTCGGCTTGGCCAGATCGCTCAATCAGATCCAAGAGGACAGTGGGAATCCAGCGCTGACGGAGTACGTGGCGACGCGGTGGTACCGAGCTCCTGAGATCCTGCTGGGGTCCACAAGGTATCAACTGTGATGAGTGATATGTCGACCACTTTAGGCGCTTATTACAACACATGTcagcattcacacacattcagagGCTTTTATACAGGAGAGATGAACACACACTGTTGGCCATGCCATGAGAGCATTGGGATGTGGGGTTCAGTATCTGCTTGGGTCTGCTTGTTCTTCACAGCAGTGGTTTTAAAAGGACAGTTgacccaaaataaaaaaatacataatttcCTCTCACCTGCAGTGCTTTTTATCATCGAAATGGTTTTCTTGTTAGTTTTGTTTATGTTAGCAGTATCAGAAATGAAGATATCTGCCTCTTAAATATCTACAGGGCACTACACTGCTCAAAATTCCAAACATATTTCATGGTGTGACCCCTTTACTTAAGATAATCAACAAACAGTTTAATATAGGAACTACTTTTCTTTCTACACATCAAAGAATGATCTCACTCTTATCCAAGCCTCTCACCCAAGAGTAGATGCACACATTACTTCTGCGACGTGATGCACCTTGGGGTTGTAATTTCTATGACTGATACCTCAGACATTCGGCAACTCACCCAAATACTAATTTAAAATGGATTAATAGTGCTACAGGTAAAaggaaataaatgtattttgatCTGGGGGAAAAATGTACCTCTAAGTGAATTCCAATGactgaactgtgtgtgtgtagttatgAGTGTACCAGACTTTGAGAAGTACATCTTGTCCAAAGGTACACTAAAGGTGTGGACATGTGGAGCCTCGGCTGTATCCTGGGAGAAATGCTGCTGGGGAAAGCCCTGTTCCCCGGGACGTCCACCATCAACCAGATAGAGAAGATCATGACCACCATACCCCACCCCAGCCCAGAAGGTGATTCAAAACACCCACACTACACTTTTAGTAAAGGACTGCAATCATCACTATGAATTCATTAAATGCAATTTCCTTTTCAGATATTCTAGCAATCAAGTCTGAATATGGATCCTCTGTGATTCAGAGAATGTTACTAAAGTAAGAAAACGTTTTGTATTATTATGTGATTTAATAATCCTGCTTAGCCTTTTCTCGACTTGTAACTCCTGGTATAGAGCTAGTTTTGTTAGTAACGATAACACATTTCCTCCCTTCCACTTTGAAGATTATTATCAGGGCTTTCAAGAGTGGGGGGGCTGATAACACGCTCTGAGAGCAGCAGTAGTGATTATTGCAGAGGTGCAATGACGCAACAGTGACAAAGCAGCATCATAAACTAAGCAATGACAGCTGTGAAACACCACCTTGTTGAACAGGGCAGTTCTTGATGTTTGTTGCAGAGAAATTAGAAGAACAGGGAGAGTCAAATTCTTTGCTTGAATAATCTCCAAAGCTTTGCTATATTTAAAAAGTAGCAGTAttcttatttatacattttttacTCTTCTTAGTTACATATTGACAACTCAAAATTGTCCTCTCAACTGGGTTTCTTCCTCCTGGTGCTTTCTTAACAACATTTATGAACAAGGTTTGTGATAGGAGATTTCATTGCAATAAGGGTACAGTGTGGTTTTGATAAGATGGATCCATGGAATACAAAAGACAACATTTCTCATTCTGAGAcatttcattatttgtaatcCCTTTTTAAAATAATAGTACACGATGCTAAACATCCAGAAAAATCCTTTTAAATATGGCTCTTCCTTCCTTCCCCAGACCACAGGTGCCTTTGGAGGATCTTCTCCTGCCTTCTGTGCCTTCAGATGCTCTGGACCTGTTGAGAGGTTTGCTCGTTTTCAACCCAGACAAGCGACTGACCGCTGAGCAAGCCCTGCAACACCCATATGTAGCCAGGTATTAAAGATCAAGAATTCCAATTCATTGAAGGATAAGTAACTGTGGTTTTCCTTACAGAAAAATGATTGAGAGATATGTGTTTTCGATAGTAAAATCGAtagtttttctgtttgtttttctgCCCGTGCTAAATTGAAATAAGTATTTAAATAATAGGAACATATTACCATTTAGTGCTTTCATTTACTATAATTTCTGTCTCTGGAGGTTTCACAATCCAGCCAAGGAGCCCGCCCTTAACTACGATGTAGTGCTTCCAGTGGATGATGATGTACAACTATCTGTGGTTCAGTACCGCAACAAACTTTATGAGGTACAAAATGAGTCTGAAAGGTTCAGAAGGAAACAACAACAATGTAATCTTTACTCAGTAGGCCATATTGCAAAGAAGTGTATTGCAAAAAAATCATTTTGACCTTTGGTCTGATCACAGTGATTAAACCCAATGATCCTACTCTCTACCTGCAGATGATGCTGGAGAGGAGAACTAATCAGGGGATGCTGAGGCTGATCCAGCCAAAGGACGGACGCTCTGTCAGAAGCGTTGAGAAGCCCAATGTGAAGGAGAAAGTAGAGAAGGGACTAGCCAAAGCGAGTGGGGACAATGACCATAAGGGGGAAACACAACATGTAAAGACTGAAGAGTCAAACCAGGAACCTTTACAAACAGCCGTCCCTGAACCTGCGCCTGTGTCAACCCCGCTTGCTGTGGAGAAGACGAGTCCCTTATCGAGTCCCTTATCGAGTCCCTTATCGAGTCCCTTACTGAGTCCCGACGGTTTGGGAAAACTCACCTACAACCCCATCACACATGCCCCAAGTATGTCTGAATTACTTGTTCTCCAAACAGGGCTGGGGATTGAACCTCAGTACTTTGTTACTTTTAATTGTATGTAAAGTGTCTCTGAGCATTGGGGAAAGCGCTATACAAATCCCAtgaattattactattattattattattattattattttacaataTGTTCATAGCATAGGGTATTAAATACTGGGAAGATTATAAGATTTGTAATTAAATGTTTTGAATGCTTGTTTAAAGTAACAATTGTTTCACAAGTTCACAATGCAGCTTtataattattcaaaagatcCTGCTCTACATCCTCCTACACTTTTAAAACCCAAAGTATAAAATGATTTTTTCTCTTTTGGAGACATCTCTAAATTTTCCTTAAACCCATTATTCCAAAAGTGGATTACAGGCTCGGTGTGGTATTATATATTCTGTGAACAAGCGTAAAGACCTGAATAATGTCACCTCCATGTCCCCTGTGTACTAAAGTGAGTTAGGGTTAACATAACATGTCAAAAGAATGTTGTTTTTGGTATTTGGGTCTCAAACACACACTATTAATACATATACCCTCAGATTGAAATCACAGCTTCTTCTTTGTTTTATTCAGATGCTTTTGTCCGGAGTCCGGCTGGTCCTCCTCATCACGGCTTCTCCACTGCAGCAGGCAGGAAACACGTGGGACCGACCAGTAATGGAAGGGCAACAACATCACCAACAGAGGGCACCAACACTGATCAAGTAATCAACAGACCTCAGCTCACTCAATGTTCAGTTTTGTTTTCCTTTCCTGTGATGTgatcttgttttgtttttactttctttttttaTCTTCTTACACTGTTTCCTACTCGCATTAGTTCTGTGTCTCACTTTGTATGTTGCTCTCTCTTATCACTACCCTCACAAGTCCATGGATCAGATTCTCCAGCGTGGTCGCTCCGCCCCTGTGGCCCACACCCGCTCCTTCTCCTCGACCTTAAACCAAACCCAGAACCACCCGCTGGTTCGCAAGGAAGAGCCCTCCCTGCCCTCTGGGCTGTACGTCGCATCTGCCCGCCTGGTCAGTCCACCACTCCCCAGGACTTTTAAAAATATGACTCAATGCCACAATGCAATTTAAGGTTATGATGACATGATGAAATATTGATTTAGAGGTAGAACAtatgaaaatagttgtatttttttttatttgtccaCTCCTTTTATTACTTACCTCATTGCTTACATTGTTTTCACCCTTTGTCTCGGCTCATTTACATGATTAAGTCAATCTTATCACTCCTTATTTAAAGAATTCACTCACTTTTTCACCTTTGCCCATGACGCATTTGAAAAGTCAGAgaaattttctttttttataattcACTAATATGAAGATGGAGTGGCTAACTTTATTTTTCTTCCCTTACAGAACCAGCGCTCCAACCCTCCGGTTCGTGAGGCTCGGCCCCCAACACGCTTCAGCAAGAAAGTGTATCAGAGTAACTGTAATGTGGCCGCAGCAGGCGACCCTCGAGCCAAACTGGGCAGCTATTGCCAGTCCTATGGCACGATCAACAAGACTGATCTGGACAATCTGCTACGAAGCCGCCCATACAACCAGTAGCTGCTGCCATGTCAGCGGTCACATGTGTCACATGTTTGAACACACAGCAACGTTTGCCCTGCAATAGAATGTTAGCAACGAGGCAAACTAAAACAAGGCTTGTAAAGCGAAACTGTGATGACTGTTACATCGATTGTATCATATGTAGATGGTATTCTTTGGAGATTTGTTTCATGATCCAAACCGTGACAATTAATACTAATATGTCAAATTCATATTGCGTTTATCAAATTGAACCAGCATTTCAGGAACATTTGTTTATGTAAGGCCAACATGTTTCGCTCTGTATCATTTCTCACAAGGTTGGATTACTAACCAGACAAACCCAAGACCTTCAGCTTTTAAGGTGATTCAGTTTGGAGTCATCTACACATTTCTTTGGTAATATGCACCTTTTATAGCACATTATCAGTTGAAATGTTTACTTGTCTATGTGTTAGAGAATGTGTGTCAATATTGACATGTTAAATGTTCCTAAATACATTGTGTTTTAACTCATTCACAAACACAGGGTCAACATGGCctcacacatactgtacttcGTACCCATGAAGTGGCCCACTAAAAGGGTCAAACAAGCCATGATTTAGCCTTAATGGTTCATGCACATTAGGCGATTTGCTTTTAGCCGAAAACAGAATATCTGTACAATTTGCAAATAACTATTTAAATTGATAATATAAAATAGTATTTTTTATGTGAATTCAGAAGCAATACTTGTTCATATTGTGTACAGAAAGTAAACATATTTGTGTTTCCCAGTTTATAATGTTAAACAGACTTGGGTGACTGTGGCAGCAGACCACCATAACGTTTAATAATAAACTGAGTTGGATATTATCTTGATTTCACCTGAAatattgagcaaaacacatgatATCAGGTCaagccaaaacacacacaatacgCAACAGAAGCTACATTAAAGGACCTCCAGGTACTTGATTGAAAAAACTGATTAAAGcttgaatacaaatattatatacAAAAATGTGTGCTAAGGTTGAAAGCAGGTAGGGATAATTTTAACAAAAATATATACTTCCTCGTTGTACAATCTATAAAACACcatcaataatgtatttattatattataatctGAATCTGCAAAGTATAGAGTAGGCTGTCAGTTAATTGTAGTTGATTCAATATTTCCTTTAAAATTGCAGGGAAGTTGAGGTACAAAAGTTGAtgtagatttggattaatgatgtgaaatataatcaacacttagaTAAACCTGGAGTAACATTCagaagctaccctgcagtatacaaagtaattcaaactggctgcacctttaccagctttgataacactttaatacataaataactataatcaaaacatatcatatattattctgaattaGGCCAGGCTGCATAAAGAGtactttacttttggtactctaAGTAAGTATGTTGATGCCAAAGaactgtaacattttgaatacaggtacaagatctgagcaCTTCTCACACCTGCCTCCAGTTACATCTAGATCTCTTGGTTGCAGTATTTAGCTAGTAAACCCAAAACAGACCCTTGACTGCACAAACTTTTTTTGCTCACTCCCAGAAAAACACTGCGTCATTCAGAGAGCAGCTAACTTGTCATTTTATAACACGCGGAGATTCCCACACACCACGTGATAACACCGTGTGGTGGTGACGTCAGCAGCAGTTCTCGACCCAGTTGTTCACATAgatcaggaggaggaggagggagcgtTAATGTCGGCTGCAACTCTCTATTTGACACATTAAAGGTACGTGTGTTAAAGTCTATTGGTTGTACGTTTGcccggtgtgtgtgttttatttgtagAAAGTATTTATTCATTTGTCAGTCGTTAAATACCCTGTGTTTGAGGCTAGCGAGCAAGCTGTGGTAAGCAACGGTCAGCATCATCCCGCCTGCTGTCAACTAACGGCAGCAAGAGAGGGAGCGGGGAATTAACCAAACGGatgtttttaaaagaaaatgtaacatCTAGATAGTACTGGCCAACTAAAATCTTGCTTTAAAGGAAACTGACAGCTCAGCACTGTAAACATGCGGGCGCAGGCTGTGGTCATCGTCCAAAAAAACCAACTTATTTGATGGATTCAACATCCGGGATACTTGATGTTTACCTTGTCTACAGCCTTATAACTCACAGGTTATCCACGTGTTTTATACAGTGGTGGTGTTGCTAGCTTGGGGGTTTATATGTGTCAGTTTGATGTAACCGATGATCGCGCTGTCGCAGTGTTTATCTGCGGTGGTGAGGCCTACAGAGAGGGATGTACGGCCGCTGCAGGTGCTGCCGGAAAACGAGGCCCATGTTTATGTTGGAGTCATGTGTCTGTTTTGCATAACCTCGAAACAGCTGTCATATCACCTTCTGTGTTCAGAGTGGTGTTCACGTGTAATCTCCCTTGCATTTTGGTGGATTTTAAGcaaaggtggaagaagtactcaaatgTTGTACTTAAACAGAACTACCAAAGAGCCAGAATACTCTTTACAAGTACAAGTCCTGTATTCAAAATGCTAAAGTACAAAGGTATTGGTATCTAAATATACAAAAAATAGGAGTAATTATTATgttattatatgttttgattataattatcgATGTATTGATTGTCATTGATTGTATTTGTTTATCAAGCTGTTTAAGGCGAAACTAATTTCAACTAATTGTGAATTTAATCCAGGTATatctaaagtaaaagtacaatatttacttctgaattgtagtggagtagaagtacaaagtaggataaaatggaaatactcaagtaaagtacctcaaatgttgacttaagtacagtacttgactaAGTGTACAGTTACCTTCCACCAATGATGTAACATGACCAAACAAATATGAACTGATATATTAGATCAAAAGTTATAGTCACTATTTGAGCTCCAATGCAAAAcattaacggcccgtccacacatcggcgtgcgttgaagcttccaacgcttctgcccattcactttgaatggggtgatgtcacttttagccgaactgcattttgggaagcgacgtggagcgttgctggcgttgctcgcctcaaaagttgagcaatgttcaacttttgacgcctcgacggaggcccgccggcaagcgtcaatgcacgccgctgtgtggacgggccgtaagttgGACCAGTTTCTGATTTATATTATGGTAATGGATATATTTGGGTTTTGGGCTGTTGGTCATATAATAAGAATAACGATAATTCATACAATTTGTATTTGAGCGCTTTTCCACATGCTCAAATCGCTTTAC
This region includes:
- the mapk15 gene encoding mitogen-activated protein kinase 15 codes for the protein MSKKYQSTNVSEVEDHISLKYEIKKRLGKGAYGIVWKAVDRQTGEIVAVKKIFDAFRNRTDAQRTFREIMFLQEFGDHPNIVQLLNVVRAQNDKDIYLIFEYMDTDLHAVIKKGTLLKDIHKRYVMYQLFKAIKYLHSGNVIHRDHKPSNVLLDTDCVVKLCDFGLARSLNQIQEDSGNPALTEYVATRWYRAPEILLGSTRYTKGVDMWSLGCILGEMLLGKALFPGTSTINQIEKIMTTIPHPSPEDILAIKSEYGSSVIQRMLLKPQVPLEDLLLPSVPSDALDLLRGLLVFNPDKRLTAEQALQHPYVARFHNPAKEPALNYDVVLPVDDDVQLSVVQYRNKLYEMMLERRTNQGMLRLIQPKDGRSVRSVEKPNVKEKVEKGLAKASGDNDHKGETQHVKTEESNQEPLQTAVPEPAPVSTPLAVEKTSPLSSPLSSPLSSPLLSPDGLGKLTYNPITHAPNAFVRSPAGPPHHGFSTAAGRKHVGPTSNGRATTSPTEGTNTDQSMDQILQRGRSAPVAHTRSFSSTLNQTQNHPLVRKEEPSLPSGLYVASARLNQRSNPPVREARPPTRFSKKVYQSNCNVAAAGDPRAKLGSYCQSYGTINKTDLDNLLRSRPYNQ